The Oxalobacteraceae bacterium OTU3CINTB1 genome includes a window with the following:
- a CDS encoding LysR family transcriptional regulator yields the protein MDRFAELKAFCLVASNGGFSAAARQLGVATSSVTRLVDSLEQRLGAPLLNRSTRSITLTDSGRAYVEHATQILAALDEADDAAAGRDAEPSGVLRIAAPVTLAVRYIAPLLPEFARRHPKVTLDVRLSDNYINLVEEAVDVAIRIGSPQQQPNLIARELAAHRRHICASPAYLARHGAPQTPAELAQHNCLQFSYGANRHSWRLRRDGEQADIDVQGSLNVNNSEMLRQAALGGVGLALLADWLIRDDLAAGALLPVLPEYDANPGDMDVVIHAVYPASRRGSTKIRVFTDMLAAALAREDLS from the coding sequence ATGGACAGATTCGCCGAACTGAAAGCCTTTTGCCTGGTCGCCAGCAATGGCGGCTTTTCGGCGGCCGCGCGCCAGCTGGGCGTGGCCACCTCGTCGGTGACGCGGCTGGTAGATTCGCTGGAGCAGCGCCTCGGCGCGCCGCTGCTGAACCGCTCGACGCGCAGCATCACCTTGACCGACAGCGGCCGCGCCTACGTCGAGCACGCCACGCAAATCCTCGCCGCGCTGGATGAGGCCGACGACGCCGCCGCCGGCCGCGACGCCGAGCCCAGCGGCGTGCTGCGCATCGCCGCCCCGGTCACGCTGGCGGTGCGCTATATCGCCCCGCTGCTGCCCGAGTTCGCGCGCCGCCATCCCAAGGTCACGCTGGACGTGCGGCTGAGCGACAACTACATTAATTTGGTCGAGGAGGCGGTCGACGTCGCCATCCGCATCGGCAGTCCGCAACAGCAGCCGAACCTGATCGCGCGCGAACTGGCGGCGCATCGGCGGCATATTTGCGCCAGTCCCGCTTATCTCGCAAGGCATGGTGCGCCGCAAACGCCGGCCGAGCTGGCGCAACACAACTGCCTGCAGTTTTCCTACGGCGCCAATCGGCACAGTTGGCGGTTGCGGCGCGACGGCGAGCAGGCCGACATCGACGTGCAAGGCAGCCTGAACGTGAATAACTCGGAAATGCTGCGCCAGGCGGCGCTGGGAGGGGTGGGATTGGCGCTGCTGGCCGACTGGCTGATCCGCGACGATCTGGCCGCCGGCGCCTTGCTGCCCGTGCTGCCGGAGTACGACGCCAACCCCGGCGACATGGATGTGGTGATCCACGCGGTGTATCCGGCCAGCCGCCGGGGCTCGACAAAGATCCGTGTCTTCACCGACATGTTGGCGGCGGCGTTGGCGCGCGAGGATCTTAGTTGA
- a CDS encoding TauD/TfdA family dioxygenase encodes MNITPLPVGFGAIIEGLDLRDAGPGTAKLLRSALLEHGLLVIRGQTLTPQQQIAATGLFGTLETFPTMRGQLDGFEEIFRVASRPEDGHVEVGRYWHSDGSFRADPTPISLWYSVAQASEGGDTLFTDLQRAYAELDDDIRQEFDGLNTAHRNGVVHPLVLKHPKTGIPALYLNLGLTGGVLGYGPDRSQALMQAVDRHYSRDGATYRHHWLPGDVVVADNLHVAHKATPISPQSRRILNRTTVRADGVIWHEPASAPATA; translated from the coding sequence ATGAATATCACCCCGCTCCCCGTCGGCTTTGGCGCCATCATCGAAGGCTTGGACCTGCGCGACGCCGGTCCCGGCACGGCCAAGCTGCTGCGTTCGGCATTGCTCGAGCACGGCCTGCTGGTCATCCGCGGCCAGACCTTGACGCCGCAGCAACAAATCGCCGCGACCGGCTTGTTCGGCACCTTGGAGACTTTTCCCACCATGCGCGGCCAGTTGGACGGCTTCGAGGAAATCTTCCGCGTCGCCAGCCGGCCGGAGGACGGCCACGTCGAAGTCGGCCGCTACTGGCATTCGGACGGCTCCTTCCGCGCCGATCCGACGCCGATCAGCTTGTGGTATTCGGTGGCGCAGGCCAGCGAGGGCGGCGATACGCTGTTCACCGACCTGCAACGCGCCTATGCCGAGCTGGACGACGATATCCGCCAGGAGTTCGATGGTCTTAATACTGCGCATCGTAACGGCGTGGTCCATCCCCTGGTGCTCAAGCATCCGAAAACCGGAATTCCCGCGCTGTATCTGAACCTGGGATTGACCGGCGGCGTGCTGGGATACGGTCCTGACCGCTCGCAGGCGCTGATGCAGGCCGTCGACCGGCATTACTCCCGCGACGGCGCGACCTACCGCCACCATTGGCTGCCGGGCGACGTGGTGGTGGCCGACAACCTGCACGTGGCGCACAAGGCGACGCCGATCAGCCCGCAGTCGCGCCGCATCCTGAACCGCACCACGGTGCGCGCCGACGGCGTGATCTGGCATGAACCGGCATCCGCACCAGCGACGGCATAG
- a CDS encoding Atrophin-1 multi-domain protein, giving the protein MKKYLIAAAATMLAASAFAQTEPFGSFKRPFSADSPWNIRPIGPVFGAFVIPTEASGFYGAVDGGKYSTTAFEAKADDPPMIVALVKSGGDTDPDARENPTSVTIPRWPAATAPASGSDGHAEIFDPVTGKIHSFWQLRLVNGKWTAAMHAWSAVNGRGWGDPSHLKQGARAAGVSTIGGLIRAHEINDGQSSYQHALAMALSLKGLAANPAYVYPATAADYNAVYENKGQIPEGALVMLPPEFVLKNANPTLQKVVNTLKTYGARVVDRNTDTPFSIYVENGGGWPLYTGNLTPVYQNMEQIRGALRQVISASSYVDGNGNPTTTNVEGNFNILSMRGPWKIEWPVGGTPAKFNTFTQSVEFPSNPGLVKQSNGNSTGISGGDPTPVNAVGLSWGRPVAGATYTVTAIGTGGASVKIALMKGGTVASETGFLTNGQTAQLTWPSSGGWSIITTQNSPGQAGSIRATMIKQ; this is encoded by the coding sequence TTGAAAAAATATTTGATTGCCGCAGCCGCCACCATGCTCGCAGCCAGCGCTTTTGCTCAAACCGAACCGTTCGGCAGCTTCAAGCGCCCGTTCTCGGCCGACTCGCCATGGAACATCCGCCCCATCGGCCCGGTGTTCGGCGCCTTCGTCATACCGACGGAAGCCAGCGGGTTTTACGGTGCGGTCGACGGCGGAAAGTACTCCACCACCGCGTTCGAGGCCAAGGCGGACGACCCGCCGATGATCGTGGCGTTGGTGAAATCCGGCGGCGACACCGATCCGGACGCGCGCGAAAATCCAACGTCGGTGACGATTCCGCGCTGGCCTGCGGCCACCGCGCCGGCCAGCGGCAGCGACGGCCATGCCGAAATCTTTGACCCGGTCACCGGCAAGATCCACAGCTTCTGGCAACTGAGATTGGTGAACGGCAAATGGACTGCGGCAATGCACGCCTGGTCGGCGGTCAACGGCCGGGGCTGGGGCGATCCGTCCCACCTCAAACAAGGCGCGCGCGCCGCCGGCGTATCGACTATCGGCGGCCTGATCCGCGCCCACGAGATCAACGACGGCCAAAGCTCCTATCAACACGCGCTGGCAATGGCGCTATCGCTGAAAGGCTTGGCAGCAAATCCCGCGTACGTCTACCCTGCCACTGCGGCCGACTATAACGCCGTGTACGAAAACAAGGGCCAGATCCCGGAAGGCGCGCTGGTAATGCTGCCGCCGGAATTCGTCCTGAAAAACGCCAATCCGACCCTGCAAAAAGTGGTCAATACGCTTAAAACCTACGGTGCCCGCGTGGTCGATCGCAACACCGACACGCCGTTTTCGATCTACGTGGAAAACGGCGGGGGCTGGCCGCTGTACACCGGCAACCTCACGCCCGTCTACCAGAATATGGAGCAGATTCGCGGTGCCTTGCGCCAAGTCATCTCCGCCAGCAGCTACGTCGACGGCAATGGCAATCCAACCACCACCAACGTGGAGGGTAACTTCAACATCTTGTCGATGCGCGGCCCGTGGAAAATAGAGTGGCCTGTCGGCGGGACGCCCGCGAAGTTCAACACCTTCACCCAAAGCGTCGAGTTCCCAAGCAACCCGGGTCTGGTGAAACAATCGAACGGTAACAGCACCGGCATCTCCGGCGGAGATCCCACTCCCGTTAACGCTGTCGGCCTGAGCTGGGGCCGCCCGGTGGCCGGGGCGACTTATACGGTGACGGCAATCGGCACCGGTGGCGCGAGCGTGAAAATAGCGCTCATGAAAGGCGGCACCGTGGCCTCCGAAACCGGCTTCCTGACCAACGGCCAGACCGCGCAGCTCACTTGGCCAAGCTCGGGCGGCTGGAGCATTATTACCACGCAGAACTCGCCAGGCCAGGCCGGCAGCATCCGCGCCACGATGATCAAGCAATAA
- a CDS encoding response regulator, with protein MPTKTLDDAAFRRILARNITLPLAAGVVSAGVFVMLLVYLVTTMNWVEHSERVIGNASEISKEMVDMETGLRGYMLAGDESFLQPYVLAKPKVASSLASLAKLVEDNHAQVDRLRLIEAQHRQWDLYAQEMIRLRAANGDVTGPVKTGRGKNQFDEIRRQLDAFLEVEMRMRQDRNASARSVTISVAVVYLLLTLGVGGALAWFGRRELLGLSKTYNAVLLQHTEHADLLQQQAWLRTGQSELAQQGIGQLALPQLSAVLLQFLARYMNAVVGALYLRNPDGSLRRVASYGFSAEWERRDQQLKSGESLVAQAALERRLIRLDRVPADYIQVASGLGAGTPASVLLAPLDNDGQINGVVEIGLLRPIAVRDMDFLTLVKGNIGNAIEASQSRQRLQEVLEETQQLNEELQVQQEELRTANEELEEQSRVLEESQASLENQKAELEQTNEQLAEQGTALDQKNAALVKAQSDLEERARELERASQYKSQFLANMSHELRTPLNSSLILAKLLSENSAGNLNDEQVRFANTIYSAGNDLLNLINDILDISKVEAGKLELVPEQLSLRHVVEGMAMVFEPLAQQKKLGFHVQVADDLATHMVTDRQRLEQILKNLLSNALKFTSNGQITLAVHAAGDGAVGFSVQDTGIGIRQEDQQGIFNAFQQADGTTSRKYGGTGLGLSISRDLAHLLGGAISLVSEPGKGSCFTLTMPLRWTAPEPGPRVGSASAPASMDDNGGGGVGAYAATSLGLAIAATSPPARGDDGTEEAPPRVRAFDDDREQLPPGADNARSVLVIEDDPTFARILYDLAHEKQYRCLVAFDADEGLELARLHRPNAILLDIRLPDRSGLSVLQMLKDDAQTRHIPVHVVSGSDAGEAALHLGAIGFALKPTTRDQLMEVFRRIETKLTQKIKRVLLVEDDDRQRDSVVQLISDDDVDIVDVGSGEEALALLRTTVFDCMIIDLKLPDMQGNELLQRMSGEQLAAFPPVIVYTGRNLSRAEEADLHKYSRSIIIKGARSPERLLDEVTLFLHKVEADLSSERQTMLRTVRSRDRVFEGRRILLVDDDVRNIFALTSALEQKGVLVEVGRNGFEAIEKLDQNPDIDLVLMDVMMPGMDGLEATRHIRADARFARLPIIAITAKAMKDDQEQCLAAGASDYLAKPIDLSRLYSLLRVWMPNGERGA; from the coding sequence ATGCCCACTAAAACGCTCGACGACGCAGCTTTCCGTCGTATTCTTGCCCGTAACATCACTTTGCCGCTGGCCGCCGGCGTGGTCAGCGCCGGGGTGTTCGTCATGCTGCTGGTATATCTGGTCACGACCATGAATTGGGTCGAGCATAGCGAGCGCGTGATCGGCAACGCCAGCGAGATCAGCAAGGAAATGGTCGACATGGAGACCGGCCTGCGCGGCTATATGCTGGCCGGCGACGAATCCTTCCTGCAGCCCTATGTGCTGGCCAAGCCGAAGGTGGCCTCCAGCTTGGCCAGCCTGGCGAAACTGGTGGAAGACAACCATGCCCAGGTCGACCGGCTGCGCCTGATCGAGGCCCAGCACCGGCAATGGGACTTATACGCGCAGGAAATGATACGGCTGCGCGCCGCCAACGGCGATGTGACCGGCCCGGTCAAGACCGGGCGCGGCAAGAACCAGTTCGACGAGATCCGCCGCCAGCTCGACGCTTTTCTCGAGGTCGAGATGCGCATGCGCCAGGACCGCAACGCCTCGGCGCGCAGCGTCACCATCAGCGTGGCGGTGGTGTACCTGCTGCTGACCCTGGGCGTGGGCGGCGCGCTGGCCTGGTTCGGGCGGCGCGAGCTGCTCGGACTGTCGAAAACCTATAACGCCGTGCTGCTGCAGCACACAGAACACGCCGATCTGTTGCAGCAGCAAGCCTGGCTGCGCACCGGCCAGAGCGAGCTGGCGCAGCAGGGCATCGGCCAGCTGGCCTTGCCGCAATTGTCGGCGGTGCTGCTGCAATTCCTGGCGCGCTACATGAACGCGGTGGTTGGCGCGCTGTATCTGCGCAACCCGGACGGCAGCCTGCGCCGCGTGGCGTCGTACGGCTTCAGCGCCGAGTGGGAACGGCGCGACCAGCAGCTCAAGTCCGGCGAGAGCCTGGTGGCGCAAGCCGCGCTGGAACGCCGCCTGATCCGCCTCGACCGGGTGCCGGCCGATTACATCCAGGTCGCTTCCGGCCTGGGCGCCGGGACGCCGGCCAGCGTGCTGCTGGCGCCGCTCGACAATGACGGCCAGATCAACGGCGTGGTTGAAATCGGCCTGCTGCGTCCGATCGCGGTGCGCGACATGGATTTCCTCACCCTGGTCAAGGGCAACATCGGCAACGCCATCGAGGCCAGCCAGTCGCGCCAGCGCTTGCAGGAAGTGCTGGAGGAAACCCAGCAGCTCAACGAGGAATTGCAGGTGCAGCAGGAGGAATTGCGCACCGCCAACGAGGAACTGGAAGAGCAGTCGCGCGTGCTGGAGGAATCGCAGGCCAGCCTGGAGAACCAGAAGGCCGAGCTGGAACAGACCAACGAGCAACTGGCCGAGCAGGGCACCGCGCTGGACCAGAAAAACGCCGCACTGGTCAAGGCGCAGTCGGACCTGGAGGAGCGCGCCCGCGAGCTCGAGCGCGCCAGCCAGTACAAGTCGCAGTTCCTGGCGAACATGTCGCACGAGCTGCGCACGCCGTTGAACAGTTCGCTGATCCTGGCCAAGCTGCTGTCGGAAAACTCCGCCGGCAACCTGAACGACGAGCAGGTGCGCTTCGCCAACACGATTTACTCGGCCGGCAACGATTTGCTGAACCTGATCAACGACATCCTCGACATCTCCAAGGTCGAGGCGGGCAAGCTGGAGCTGGTGCCGGAGCAGCTGTCGCTGCGCCACGTGGTCGAAGGCATGGCGATGGTGTTCGAGCCGCTGGCCCAGCAAAAGAAACTGGGCTTCCACGTGCAGGTGGCCGACGATTTGGCCACGCACATGGTCACCGACCGCCAGCGCCTGGAACAGATACTGAAAAACCTGCTGTCGAACGCGCTCAAGTTCACCAGCAACGGCCAGATCACCCTGGCCGTGCATGCCGCCGGCGACGGCGCGGTCGGCTTCTCGGTGCAGGACACCGGCATCGGCATCCGCCAGGAAGACCAGCAAGGCATTTTCAACGCCTTCCAGCAGGCCGACGGCACCACCAGCCGCAAGTACGGCGGCACCGGCCTGGGCCTGTCGATCTCGCGCGACCTGGCGCACCTGCTGGGCGGCGCGATCAGCCTGGTCAGCGAACCGGGCAAGGGCAGCTGCTTCACCCTGACCATGCCGTTGCGCTGGACCGCGCCGGAGCCTGGACCGCGCGTCGGCAGCGCCAGCGCGCCGGCCAGCATGGATGACAATGGTGGCGGCGGCGTCGGCGCCTACGCGGCCACGTCGCTGGGCCTGGCCATCGCGGCGACGTCGCCGCCGGCCCGCGGCGACGACGGTACCGAAGAGGCGCCGCCGCGCGTGCGCGCCTTCGACGACGACCGCGAACAGCTGCCGCCCGGCGCCGACAACGCCCGCTCGGTGCTGGTGATCGAGGACGACCCCACCTTCGCCCGCATCCTGTACGACCTGGCGCACGAAAAGCAATACCGCTGCCTGGTCGCGTTCGACGCCGACGAGGGCCTGGAGCTGGCGCGCCTACACCGTCCGAACGCGATCCTGCTCGATATCCGCCTGCCGGACCGCTCCGGCCTGTCGGTGCTGCAAATGCTCAAGGACGACGCCCAGACCCGCCACATCCCGGTGCACGTGGTGTCCGGCTCGGACGCCGGCGAGGCCGCGTTGCACCTGGGCGCGATCGGTTTCGCGCTCAAGCCGACCACGCGCGATCAGTTGATGGAAGTGTTCCGCCGCATCGAGACCAAGCTGACGCAAAAGATCAAGCGCGTGCTGCTGGTCGAGGACGACGACCGCCAGCGCGACAGCGTGGTGCAGCTGATCTCCGACGACGATGTCGACATCGTCGACGTCGGCAGCGGCGAAGAGGCGCTGGCGCTGCTGCGCACCACCGTGTTCGATTGCATGATCATCGACCTGAAGCTGCCCGACATGCAGGGCAACGAGCTGTTGCAGCGCATGTCCGGCGAGCAGCTGGCGGCGTTCCCGCCGGTGATCGTGTACACCGGCCGCAACCTGTCGCGCGCCGAGGAGGCCGACCTGCACAAGTATTCGCGCTCGATCATCATCAAGGGCGCCCGCTCGCCGGAGCGCCTGCTCGACGAGGTGACCTTGTTCCTGCACAAGGTCGAGGCCGACCTGTCGTCCGAGCGCCAGACCATGCTGCGCACGGTGCGCTCGCGCGACCGCGTGTTCGAAGGCCGCCGCATCTTGCTGGTCGACGACGACGTGCGCAACATCTTCGCGCTGACCAGCGCGCTGGAGCAGAAGGGCGTGCTGGTCGAGGTCGGCCGCAACGGCTTCGAGGCGATCGAAAAGCTGGACCAGAATCCGGACATCGACCTGGTGCTGATGGATGTGATGATGCCCGGCATGGACGGCCTGGAGGCGACGCGCCATATCCGCGCCGACGCCCGCTTCGCCCGCCTGCCGATCATCGCCATCACCGCCAAGGCGATGAAGGACGACCAGGAGCAATGCCTGGCCGCCGGCGCCAGCGATTACCTGGCCAAGCCGATCGACCTGTCGCGCCTGTATTCCTTGCTGCGGGTGTGGATGCCCAACGGCGAGCGCGGCGCATGA
- a CDS encoding protein-glutamate O-methyltransferase CheR: MQHSDTDIELKVLMEAIYMKYSYDFRDYTGASQKRRVLHALKEMECASISALQARIMHEPAAFSQLLQYLTIPVTSMFRDPSYFKALREQVVPVLRTYPSLKIWIAGCSTGEEVVSMAILLREEGLLERSMIYATDINPQSLEKARKGVFPLDAMQEYTANYQAAGGTRSFSDYYTAAYNAALFDSSLCENVTYADHSLATDAVFAETHLISCRNVMIYFKKRLQERAFGLFHESLCHRGFLGLGSKESIDFSAYAPNFEPVQKRERLFRKR, translated from the coding sequence ATGCAACATAGCGACACCGACATCGAGCTCAAAGTGTTGATGGAAGCCATCTACATGAAGTACAGCTACGATTTCCGCGACTACACCGGCGCCTCTCAGAAGCGCCGCGTGCTGCATGCGCTCAAGGAAATGGAATGCGCCAGCATCTCGGCGCTGCAGGCGCGCATCATGCACGAGCCGGCCGCGTTCAGCCAGCTGCTGCAATACCTGACGATCCCGGTGACGTCGATGTTCCGCGATCCCAGCTATTTCAAGGCGCTGCGCGAGCAGGTGGTGCCGGTGCTGCGCACCTATCCGTCGCTGAAGATCTGGATCGCCGGCTGCAGCACCGGCGAGGAGGTGGTGTCGATGGCCATCCTGCTCCGGGAGGAAGGCTTGCTCGAGCGCAGCATGATCTACGCCACCGACATCAATCCGCAGTCGCTGGAGAAGGCGCGCAAGGGCGTGTTCCCGCTCGACGCCATGCAAGAATATACGGCCAACTACCAGGCCGCCGGCGGCACGCGCAGCTTTTCCGACTACTACACGGCGGCCTATAATGCCGCGCTGTTCGACAGTTCGCTATGCGAGAACGTCACCTATGCCGACCACAGCCTGGCGACCGACGCCGTGTTCGCCGAGACCCATTTGATCAGCTGCCGCAACGTGATGATCTATTTCAAGAAGCGGTTGCAGGAGCGCGCGTTCGGACTGTTCCACGAATCGCTGTGCCATCGCGGTTTTCTCGGCCTCGGCAGCAAGGAAAGCATCGATTTTTCCGCCTACGCACCCAATTTCGAACCGGTGCAAAAGCGCGAGCGGCTGTTCAGGAAGCGTTAG
- a CDS encoding chemotaxis protein CheB, protein MKPTTGPSSAPAKAATAAIAAVLAGRTIEAVVIGASAGGVAALLKLLPGLPAGYGRPLVALLHLPENRQSQLAEVFRQRMVLPVREAADKEPLASGTLYFGGSGYHLSVESDRSFSLSCEAPLHFARPAIDFLMESAADAYGPALLGILLTGANQDGAAGLAAIGRAGGLTVVQDPDEAEVATMPKEAIRLRTPDLVLPLDAIHTMLLMLENN, encoded by the coding sequence ATGAAGCCGACGACGGGACCATCGAGTGCGCCGGCCAAGGCGGCGACGGCGGCGATCGCCGCCGTGCTGGCCGGCCGCACCATCGAGGCGGTGGTGATCGGCGCCTCGGCCGGCGGCGTGGCCGCGCTGCTCAAGCTGCTGCCCGGCCTGCCCGCCGGCTACGGCCGGCCGCTGGTGGCGCTGCTGCACCTGCCGGAGAACCGCCAAAGCCAGCTGGCCGAGGTGTTCCGCCAGCGCATGGTGTTGCCGGTGCGCGAGGCGGCCGACAAGGAGCCGCTGGCATCCGGGACGCTATACTTTGGCGGTTCCGGCTACCATTTGTCGGTTGAGTCGGACCGCAGCTTTTCGCTCAGCTGCGAGGCGCCGCTGCACTTCGCCCGTCCCGCGATCGATTTCCTCATGGAGTCGGCGGCGGACGCCTACGGCCCGGCTTTGCTGGGCATTTTATTGACCGGCGCCAATCAGGACGGCGCCGCCGGCCTGGCCGCCATCGGCCGCGCCGGCGGCCTGACCGTGGTGCAGGACCCGGACGAGGCCGAGGTGGCCACGATGCCGAAAGAAGCAATCCGTCTGCGGACGCCGGACCTGGTCCTGCCGCTGGACGCGATACACACAATGCTGTTGATGCTGGAGAATAATTGA
- a CDS encoding hybrid sensor histidine kinase/response regulator, whose product MQAEHPTKLLIVDDLPENLQALNAVIRGAGREIFQAGSGEEALALLLQHDFAMAFLDVQMPGMDGFELAELMRGTERTRQIPIVFVTAAGKELNYSFKGYEAGAVDVLYKPLDSRAVRSKVEVFVQLYEQREATRRQVQALELARQKQEATLAELNAAQTQLQRALSMRDEFMSMVSHEMRTPLNTLYLETQLRKMQLERGNMAAFGAEQLQRMVARDDRQIQSIIRLIDDMLDVSRIRSGKLSLRPGWVELSGLLRRVVHDLTPQATTAGCSISLDADTPVSGWWDEFRIEQIVVNLLTNALRYGAQQPVAVSLVVVQDAVRVDVRDHGPGIAPDQQAKIFEPYERGVGNEVPSGLGLGLYISRELAEVHEGTLTVASIPGEGAVFSLTLPRRDAPPA is encoded by the coding sequence ATGCAAGCCGAGCACCCGACCAAACTGCTGATCGTCGACGATCTGCCGGAAAACCTGCAAGCGCTCAACGCCGTCATCCGTGGCGCCGGGCGCGAGATCTTCCAGGCCGGCTCCGGCGAGGAGGCGCTGGCCTTGCTGCTGCAGCACGACTTCGCGATGGCCTTCCTCGACGTGCAGATGCCCGGCATGGACGGCTTCGAACTGGCCGAGCTGATGCGCGGCACCGAGCGCACCCGGCAAATCCCGATCGTCTTCGTCACCGCCGCCGGCAAGGAACTCAATTATTCCTTCAAGGGGTACGAGGCCGGCGCCGTCGACGTGCTCTACAAGCCGCTCGACTCGCGCGCCGTGCGCAGCAAGGTCGAGGTCTTTGTCCAGTTGTACGAGCAGCGCGAGGCCACCCGGCGCCAGGTGCAGGCGCTGGAGCTGGCGCGGCAAAAGCAGGAGGCCACCCTGGCCGAGCTGAACGCGGCGCAGACGCAGTTGCAGCGGGCGCTGTCGATGCGCGACGAGTTCATGTCGATGGTGTCGCACGAGATGCGCACGCCGCTCAACACCTTGTACCTGGAAACGCAGCTGCGCAAGATGCAGCTCGAGCGCGGCAACATGGCCGCCTTCGGCGCAGAGCAGTTGCAGCGCATGGTGGCGCGCGACGACCGCCAGATCCAGAGCATCATCCGCCTGATCGACGACATGCTCGACGTCTCGCGCATCCGCAGCGGCAAGCTGTCGCTGCGGCCGGGCTGGGTGGAGCTGTCGGGCCTGCTGCGGCGCGTGGTGCACGACCTCACGCCGCAGGCCACCACGGCCGGCTGCAGCATCAGCCTGGACGCCGACACGCCGGTCAGCGGCTGGTGGGACGAGTTCCGCATCGAGCAGATCGTCGTCAACCTGCTGACCAACGCGCTGCGCTACGGCGCGCAGCAGCCGGTGGCGGTGTCGCTGGTGGTCGTGCAGGATGCGGTGCGGGTCGACGTACGCGACCACGGCCCGGGCATCGCGCCCGATCAGCAGGCCAAAATCTTCGAACCGTATGAGCGCGGCGTCGGCAACGAGGTGCCGTCGGGGCTGGGATTGGGTTTGTATATTTCGCGCGAGCTGGCCGAGGTGCACGAGGGCACGTTGACCGTCGCCAGCATCCCGGGCGAGGGCGCGGTGTTCAGCCTGACCTTGCCGCGCAGGGACGCGCCGCCGGCCTGA
- a CDS encoding EF-hand domain-containing protein: protein MNLSHPILLTALLATAGAGAQTPQVETPTPAVRAASAAGVATPYSVPRSMRQPQRDIAPGPVLLRFTTVQKLKKRFEDADADHSGTLNREEARQAGLGVVDKNFDSIDTAQRGNVSFDDLNAYLIQRREESGSR, encoded by the coding sequence ATGAACCTTTCACATCCGATCTTACTGACAGCGCTGCTGGCCACCGCCGGCGCCGGCGCCCAAACCCCGCAAGTGGAAACGCCCACACCCGCCGTCCGCGCGGCGTCCGCCGCAGGCGTGGCGACGCCGTATTCGGTGCCGCGCTCGATGCGCCAGCCGCAGCGCGACATCGCGCCGGGACCGGTGCTGCTGCGCTTCACCACGGTGCAAAAGCTGAAGAAACGTTTTGAGGACGCCGACGCCGACCACAGCGGTACGTTGAACCGCGAAGAGGCGCGCCAGGCCGGCCTGGGCGTGGTCGACAAGAATTTCGACAGCATCGACACCGCGCAGCGCGGCAACGTCAGCTTCGACGACCTGAACGCCTACCTGATCCAGCGCCGCGAAGAATCCGGCTCGCGCTGA
- a CDS encoding nucleoside deaminase encodes MTTATPQDHEFLSRVLALAQRSRDEGHHPFAAMVVAADGEVIAEAMNASSSDRTAHAEMNALRMASQRHSPAQLAGATLYANAEPCAMCAGGTYWSGVGRVVYAMSEASLLQLTGSDPENPTLSLPCRDVFARGQRPTEVIGPLREDEARAAHAGFWQK; translated from the coding sequence ATGACCACAGCCACGCCGCAAGACCACGAATTCCTCAGCCGCGTGCTGGCGCTAGCGCAACGCTCGCGCGACGAAGGCCACCATCCGTTCGCCGCCATGGTGGTCGCCGCCGACGGCGAGGTCATCGCCGAGGCGATGAACGCCTCCAGCAGCGACCGCACCGCGCACGCGGAGATGAACGCGCTGCGCATGGCGTCGCAACGCCACAGCCCCGCGCAACTGGCCGGCGCCACCTTGTACGCCAACGCCGAACCGTGCGCGATGTGCGCCGGCGGCACCTACTGGAGCGGCGTCGGCCGGGTTGTCTACGCGATGTCGGAAGCGAGCCTGCTGCAACTGACCGGCAGCGATCCCGAAAATCCGACCCTGTCGCTGCCGTGCCGCGATGTTTTCGCGCGCGGCCAGCGGCCGACCGAGGTCATCGGTCCGCTGCGCGAAGACGAGGCGCGCGCCGCCCACGCCGGCTTCTGGCAAAAATAA